The Christiangramia salexigens genome includes the window GGTACATGCGGCATCTCTTGGGGAGTTTGAAATGGCTGTTCCTGTTATTAAAATGTTTAAATCAAACTACCCTACTAAAAAGATAGTGGTAAGTTTCTTCTCCCCATCCGGTTACAAGAACAAGAAAAAACATGAGTTGGTAGATCATTTTACCTACCTCCCACTGGATACTCAAAAGAATGCTGAAAGATTTTTAAACATCATAGATCCGGAAATGGCCTTTTTCATTAAATACGATTTCTGGCCCAACTTTTTATATGCACTAAAGGAAAGAAAAGTGAGAACTTTTCTGGTCTCCGGCGTCTTCAGAAAAGATCAGTTATTTTTCAAAAGCTATGGAAAGTGGATGCGGGACTCTTTAAAGGCATTTGAGCACTTCTTTGTGCAGAATGAGGAATCGCTTCAGTTATTGCAGTCCGTAGGATTTGATAATGCAAGTCTAAGCGGGGATACCAGATTTGACAGAGTGGCTGCGCAAATAGAATCGAATAATCGCATAGATTTTATTGAGGACTTTAAGGGAGACGAATTATTAATGGTTTGCGGGAGTACCTGGCCTGAAGATGAAAGTCTGATGCTGGATTTCATCAACACTTCTCCAGATATCAAATTCATTATCGCGCCTCATCAGATAAAAGAAGAAAAGATTCGGAATCTGGAAGAAAGTCTAAATATTCCTTTTGCTAAATTTTCAACTAAGGAAGCTACCGATCTAAAAAAAGCAAGATTACTAATTCTTGATACCATTGGCCTTCTTGGACGGGCTTATAGTTATGCTGATATCGCTTATGTTGGGGGTGCTGCCGGCAAAACCGGCCTCCATAATATTCTGGAACCGGCCACCTTCGGAATCCCGATAATTATTGGTGAGAATTATAAAAGATTTCCAGAAGCAGAGAAATTAAGACAGCTGGCAGGATTATTTTCTGTTGGTACCGCAAAAGATTTCACTAAAATCTCTGAAAAACTGGTTAAAGACAAGGACTTCAGAGAAAAAACAGGTATGATATCGGGTCACTTCGTCAATAGTAACACAGGAGCCACTGGCAGTTTAGAAAAATATCTCCGGGAGGATAAAAACCTCATTTAAAAGCATCTATAATTTTCCTGAATAGCTTCAAATCATTGGTATACCGCTAATTTTATGAAAATTTTAGCAGCAGATTGGTTAAAAGATTAGTCCTCATCTATACATTTGTTAATACTAACACCAAAATTAAATAAAAGATGAAAAAGCCAATTTTAATGCTGGCCCTTGCACTTTCTACGAGTGTATTCTTTACTTCTTGTAGAGAAACAGCCGAGGATAATGATGACAAAACTGAAATGCATGAAGATGCAATGGATGATGTTAACGACGACGCCGACGATGTAGGTGACGATATTGAGGAAGCTGCTGAGGATGCAGGGGACGCAGTTGAAAACGCTGCAAAAGAATCAGGTAAGGCCGTAAAAGGTGCTGCTGAGGAAGTTGAAGGTGAGATTCACGAAGAAGCTCACGACGATAACTAATATTCGGTTATTATTATGAAAAAAATATTCATTTTACTGGCACTTACGTTTACTACCAGTATCGTAATGACTTCATGTCGGGAGGAATCTAAGACCGAGAAAGCGGTCGAAAAAGTTGAAGATGTTGCCGACGATATTGAAGACGAAATGGATTAATGAAAACGGTATGATTTACCGGTTTCATAACTAACCAACCTGAAGAACCCTTTTTTTTTACAGAAAAGGGTTCTTTATTTTTTAAAGGATCTTAATTCTCTTTTTAATTCTTGCATAGATTGCTGTAGTTCCTGAAACAACCCGTTATTTGTGGGATTATCCAGGTTGAAGGTAAGTTTGGAATTTACCTGCCAGATCTCCTGAATATCATGAACATTGATCTCTAATGGCAAATATTCCTCATTACTCGATATCAACAATACTTTAGAAGGATCGGGTAGCTTTTGTAGCTTCTTTACCAGAACCGAATCATACATCACCACCACATAGACTTTGTTATTGCTGGCTTCTTCAATACTGGGCACTGCTTTTCCCATCACCCACTCTCCCGGACGGTAATCTGGTAACATGGAATCCCCTTCTATCTGGAAACCTCTGTAGGTCGCATTTCTGAATTCCGGCAAGGGAATATCAAAAGCCGGTAATTGATTATACCACTCCACATCCTGAACATTATGAGGATAACCTGCAGCAGCCTTTTGATTAACCAGCACAATATTTTCATTATCTGCATTATCTACAGTGATCACCTTTGGACTAACATCGCCCTTAGAGATCTTAAGGTATTTTTGACCACTTTGTCCAAAAAGCCAAAGCGGGTTTATTCCAAATTGCCTGAGTAATTCGGCAACCACTTTCCCGGAAAGCTTGGTACGCCCTCGTTCGATATCGGCAGTAGAATTCTTTATACCCAGAAGCTCTGCGAACTCCGATTGGGTATAATTATTTTCTTCTCTTACTTCCTTAAAGTGTTTGATCTCTATTGATCCCGGTGTCCCCATAATTATTCGATTAGGAATATTTCCAAAATTTAATCAAAAATATCGGATAAAATCCTAACTCACCAATTTTATATTAAAAAATTATGTGTAACCTATTTAGCATTGAAGCCAAGAAGCCTTAATGCATTCAGCACCACCACAATGGTTGATCCTTCATGGAAGACCACTGCAATCCCGATATTAGCCCAACCAAAGATGGTTGCAGGTAATAAAAGGGCTACTACCCCAAGACTGATCC containing:
- a CDS encoding LexA family transcriptional regulator, yielding MGTPGSIEIKHFKEVREENNYTQSEFAELLGIKNSTADIERGRTKLSGKVVAELLRQFGINPLWLFGQSGQKYLKISKGDVSPKVITVDNADNENIVLVNQKAAAGYPHNVQDVEWYNQLPAFDIPLPEFRNATYRGFQIEGDSMLPDYRPGEWVMGKAVPSIEEASNNKVYVVVMYDSVLVKKLQKLPDPSKVLLISSNEEYLPLEINVHDIQEIWQVNSKLTFNLDNPTNNGLFQELQQSMQELKRELRSFKK
- a CDS encoding 3-deoxy-D-manno-octulosonic acid transferase, encoding MQRIYNVLVNLSGVVLKSAGYFSKKLKEFTAGRTELFERLEASIDANEQYIWVHAASLGEFEMAVPVIKMFKSNYPTKKIVVSFFSPSGYKNKKKHELVDHFTYLPLDTQKNAERFLNIIDPEMAFFIKYDFWPNFLYALKERKVRTFLVSGVFRKDQLFFKSYGKWMRDSLKAFEHFFVQNEESLQLLQSVGFDNASLSGDTRFDRVAAQIESNNRIDFIEDFKGDELLMVCGSTWPEDESLMLDFINTSPDIKFIIAPHQIKEEKIRNLEESLNIPFAKFSTKEATDLKKARLLILDTIGLLGRAYSYADIAYVGGAAGKTGLHNILEPATFGIPIIIGENYKRFPEAEKLRQLAGLFSVGTAKDFTKISEKLVKDKDFREKTGMISGHFVNSNTGATGSLEKYLREDKNLI